From a single Streptomyces sp. 1331.2 genomic region:
- the kdpB gene encoding potassium-transporting ATPase subunit KdpB, whose translation MSTPTLTPAPVDQAEPAAPHRVSGGLLDPKLIVASLPDAVRKLDPRVMIKNPVMFVVEVGSVVTTVSAIADPSVFAWAITVWLWLTTIFANLAEAVAEGRGKAQADTLRKTKTESVARRLTNWPATQDEEEVPGTALRLGDHVVVEAGQIIPGDGDVVEGVASVDESAITGESAPVIRESGGDRSAVTGGTKVLSDRIVVKIASEPGKSFIDRMIALVEGAARQKTPNEIALNILLASLTIVFLVAVVTLQPMATYAGAPQSMIVLVALIVALIPTTIGALLSAIGIAGMDRLVQRNVLAMSGRAVEAAGDVNTLLLDKTGTITLGNRQAAEFLSVSGVSTDELASAAQLSSLADETPEGRSIVVLAKTEYGLRARAQGELTHATWVPFTAQTRMSGVDLDEADGVHQVRKGAAAAVSNWVTENGGKVTDEVSALVDGISAAGGTPLVVATKTGSRPARVLGVIHLKDVVKEGMRERFDELRRMGIKTVMITGDNPLTAKAIAEEAGVDDFLAEATPEDKMALIKKEQEGGKLVAMTGDGTNDAPALAQADVGVAMNTGTMAAKEAGNMVDLDSNPTKLIEIVEIGKQLLITRGALTTFSIANDVAKYFAIIPAMFAGVYPGLSHLNIMGLHSPQSAITSAIIFNALVIIGLIPLALRGVKYRPSDASSLLRRNIGIYGFGGLVVPFVGIKLIDLIVQFIPGLS comes from the coding sequence ATGTCCACTCCCACGCTCACTCCCGCGCCGGTCGACCAGGCCGAGCCCGCGGCGCCGCACAGAGTCTCCGGCGGCCTCCTCGACCCGAAGCTGATCGTCGCGTCCCTGCCGGACGCGGTGAGGAAGCTCGACCCCCGGGTGATGATCAAGAACCCGGTGATGTTCGTGGTCGAGGTGGGCTCGGTGGTCACCACCGTCTCCGCGATCGCCGACCCCAGCGTCTTCGCCTGGGCCATCACCGTGTGGCTCTGGCTGACCACGATCTTCGCCAACCTGGCGGAGGCCGTCGCCGAGGGCCGCGGCAAGGCCCAGGCCGACACCCTGCGCAAGACCAAGACCGAGAGCGTCGCCCGCCGGCTGACGAACTGGCCGGCCACGCAGGACGAGGAGGAGGTGCCCGGCACCGCGCTCCGACTTGGCGACCACGTCGTGGTCGAGGCCGGGCAGATCATCCCGGGCGACGGCGACGTCGTCGAGGGCGTCGCCTCAGTGGACGAGTCGGCGATCACTGGCGAGTCCGCGCCGGTCATCCGCGAGTCCGGCGGTGACCGCTCCGCGGTGACCGGCGGCACCAAGGTGCTGTCCGACCGGATCGTGGTGAAGATCGCCTCGGAGCCCGGCAAGTCGTTCATCGACCGGATGATCGCCCTGGTCGAGGGCGCCGCCCGGCAGAAGACGCCGAACGAGATCGCGCTCAACATCCTGCTGGCCTCGCTGACCATCGTCTTCCTGGTCGCGGTCGTCACGCTCCAGCCGATGGCCACCTACGCGGGCGCCCCGCAGTCGATGATCGTCCTGGTCGCCCTGATCGTGGCGCTCATCCCGACCACCATCGGCGCGCTGCTGTCCGCGATCGGCATCGCCGGCATGGACCGCCTGGTGCAGCGCAACGTGCTGGCCATGTCCGGCCGGGCCGTCGAGGCCGCCGGCGACGTCAACACCCTGCTGCTCGACAAGACCGGCACCATCACCCTGGGCAACCGCCAGGCCGCCGAGTTCCTCTCGGTGAGCGGGGTCTCCACGGACGAGCTGGCCAGTGCGGCGCAGCTCTCCTCGCTGGCCGACGAGACCCCCGAGGGCCGCTCGATCGTGGTCCTGGCCAAGACCGAGTACGGTCTGCGGGCCCGCGCCCAGGGCGAGTTGACGCACGCCACCTGGGTTCCGTTCACCGCCCAGACCCGCATGTCGGGCGTCGACCTCGACGAGGCCGACGGGGTGCACCAGGTCCGCAAGGGCGCGGCCGCCGCCGTGTCCAACTGGGTCACCGAGAACGGCGGCAAGGTCACCGACGAGGTGTCCGCGCTGGTCGACGGCATCTCCGCGGCCGGCGGCACCCCGCTGGTGGTGGCCACGAAGACCGGCAGCCGGCCCGCCCGCGTCCTCGGGGTCATCCACCTCAAGGACGTGGTCAAGGAGGGCATGCGGGAGCGCTTCGACGAGCTGCGCCGGATGGGCATCAAGACCGTCATGATCACGGGCGACAACCCGCTGACCGCCAAGGCGATCGCGGAGGAGGCCGGCGTGGACGACTTCCTCGCCGAGGCCACGCCCGAGGACAAGATGGCCCTGATCAAGAAGGAGCAGGAGGGCGGCAAGCTGGTCGCGATGACCGGCGACGGCACCAACGACGCCCCCGCGCTCGCCCAGGCCGACGTCGGCGTCGCGATGAACACCGGGACCATGGCGGCCAAGGAGGCCGGCAACATGGTCGACCTGGACTCCAACCCCACCAAGCTGATCGAGATCGTGGAGATCGGCAAGCAGCTGCTCATCACCCGCGGCGCGCTGACCACCTTCTCCATCGCCAACGACGTGGCCAAGTACTTCGCGATCATCCCCGCGATGTTCGCCGGGGTCTACCCGGGCCTGAGCCACCTCAACATCATGGGCCTGCACAGCCCGCAGTCCGCGATCACCTCGGCGATCATCTTCAACGCCCTGGTCATCATCGGCCTGATCCCGCTCGCCCTGCGCGGCGTGAAGTACCGTCCCTCGGACGCGAGTTCGCTGCTGCGCCGCAACATCGGGATCTACGGCTTCGGCGGTCTGGTGGTGCCGTTCGTCGGCATCAAACTGATCGACCTGATCGTCCAGTTCATCCCCGGCCTCAGCTGA
- the kdpC gene encoding potassium-transporting ATPase subunit KdpC translates to MSKPLPATVRTHFTALRVLLVLTVILGVAYPLLVTGISQVAFTEKANGSIVKADGKEVGSSLIGQNYNLPKVNPDDPKEEAKPDPKWFQPRPSAAGAGYDASSSSASNLGPNSEDLLKAVNDRRAAVAAFDGVDPAGVPADALTASGSGLDPDISVAYAKEQVNRVAKARNLPVEKVAALVEKYTESRSAGFLGNEAVNVVLLNKALSEQK, encoded by the coding sequence ATGTCCAAGCCCCTGCCCGCCACCGTGCGGACCCACTTCACCGCCCTGCGCGTGCTCCTCGTGCTCACCGTCATCCTGGGAGTCGCCTACCCGCTGCTGGTCACCGGCATCTCCCAGGTCGCCTTCACCGAGAAGGCCAACGGCTCGATCGTGAAGGCCGACGGCAAGGAGGTCGGCTCCAGCCTGATCGGCCAGAACTACAACCTGCCCAAGGTGAACCCGGACGACCCGAAGGAGGAGGCCAAGCCGGACCCGAAGTGGTTCCAGCCCCGGCCCTCCGCCGCCGGGGCGGGCTACGACGCGTCCTCGTCCAGCGCCTCCAACCTCGGCCCGAACAGCGAGGACCTGCTGAAGGCCGTCAACGACCGCCGTGCCGCCGTCGCCGCGTTCGACGGGGTCGACCCGGCGGGCGTCCCGGCCGACGCGCTGACCGCCTCCGGCTCCGGTCTCGACCCGGACATCTCGGTGGCCTACGCCAAGGAGCAGGTCAACCGGGTCGCCAAGGCCCGCAACCTGCCGGTGGAGAAGGTGGCCGCACTGGTGGAGAAGTACACCGAGAGCCGATCGGCCGGCTTCCTCGGCAACGAGGCGGTCAACGTCGTGCTCCTCAACAAGGCGCTCAGCGAGCAGAAGTGA
- a CDS encoding sensor histidine kinase — protein sequence MARDLTPGPGVRRGRLRVYLGSAPGVGKTYRMLDEARRRQERGSDVVVGFIECHGRRHTEAMLAGLEVLPRAHRSYRDAEFEEMDLDAALARRPAVVLVDELAHTNIPGGRHAKRWQDVEELLAAGIDVITTVNIQHLESLNDVVRKITGIPQRETVPDEVVRRADQIELVDMAPQALRRRMAHGNVYKAEKVDAALSNYFRVGNLTALRELALLWVAGRVDEGLRDYRSAHSIDRVWETRERVVVALTGGPEGETLIRRAARIADRTAGGDLLAVHVSRSDGLAGASSGALAQQRQLVETLGGSYHVVVGDDVPTALLAFARAHDATQLVLGTSRRGRINRFLTGPGTGQTTVDSSEDIDVHMVTHEFTGRGRLPSLGRRHSRRRTVLGYAAGFVMPWVLTALLSQAHHRINLTTDALIFQLGVVIVALLGGAMSALVAAVIASVLLNYYFIPPVHSLTIGETNNIVALVVFTAIALAVSTVVDHAGRLTTRAARATAEAETLSTLAGSVLRGADALPALLEKSRTAFGMRAVALLSRGDGEVLAHCEGEHPADPSDPADGPNETTEVPVGPDALLVLTGRRLPAADQRVLTAFAAHVGAALERDRLAVVAAEVEPIKAADRMRTALLAAVSHDLRTPLAAARASVGSLRSPDVEFSPEDQAELLATADESLVKLTRLVDNLLDMSRLQAGALTLHVTEIHLDEILPRALDSLTDPYAPIQPLDLDTAPPVLADPPLLERVLANVITNALRHNAPGAPVLVTASHHAEQVELRVIDRGPGIAPEDRDRVFLPFQRLGDTDNTTGVGLGLALSRGLAEAMGGSLEVEDTPGGGTTMLLTLPAAPREELPHE from the coding sequence ATGGCCCGCGACCTCACCCCCGGCCCCGGCGTGCGCCGCGGTCGGCTGAGGGTGTACCTCGGCTCCGCCCCCGGGGTCGGCAAGACCTACCGGATGCTGGACGAGGCCCGGCGCAGACAGGAACGCGGGTCCGACGTCGTGGTCGGGTTCATCGAGTGCCACGGCCGACGCCACACCGAGGCCATGCTGGCCGGCCTGGAGGTCCTGCCGCGGGCCCACCGCTCCTACCGGGACGCCGAGTTCGAGGAGATGGACCTGGACGCCGCGCTCGCCCGCCGCCCGGCCGTCGTCCTGGTGGACGAGCTGGCGCACACCAACATCCCCGGCGGCCGGCACGCCAAGCGCTGGCAGGACGTCGAGGAACTGCTCGCCGCCGGGATCGACGTCATCACCACCGTCAACATCCAGCACCTGGAGTCGCTGAACGACGTCGTCCGGAAGATCACCGGCATCCCCCAGCGCGAGACCGTCCCGGACGAGGTGGTCCGCCGGGCCGACCAGATCGAACTCGTCGACATGGCCCCGCAGGCACTGCGCCGCCGGATGGCCCACGGCAACGTCTACAAAGCCGAGAAGGTGGACGCCGCGCTCTCCAACTACTTCCGGGTCGGCAACCTCACCGCCCTGCGCGAGCTCGCCCTGCTCTGGGTCGCCGGGCGGGTCGACGAGGGCCTGCGCGACTACCGGTCGGCCCACAGCATCGACCGGGTCTGGGAGACCCGCGAACGCGTCGTGGTCGCCCTGACCGGTGGCCCCGAGGGCGAGACCCTGATCCGCCGCGCCGCCCGGATCGCCGACCGCACCGCCGGCGGCGACCTGCTGGCCGTCCACGTCTCCCGCAGCGACGGCCTGGCCGGCGCCTCCTCCGGCGCGCTCGCCCAGCAGCGGCAGCTGGTGGAGACCCTGGGCGGCAGCTACCACGTGGTGGTCGGCGACGACGTCCCCACCGCGCTGCTCGCCTTCGCCCGCGCCCACGACGCCACCCAGCTGGTGCTCGGCACCAGCCGCCGCGGCCGGATCAACCGCTTCCTCACCGGGCCCGGCACCGGACAGACCACCGTGGACAGCTCCGAGGACATCGACGTCCACATGGTCACCCACGAGTTCACCGGCCGCGGCCGGCTGCCCTCGCTCGGCCGGCGCCACTCCAGGCGCCGCACCGTCCTCGGCTACGCGGCCGGCTTCGTCATGCCCTGGGTGCTCACCGCGCTGCTGTCCCAGGCCCACCACCGGATCAACCTCACCACCGACGCGCTGATCTTCCAGCTCGGCGTGGTCATCGTCGCCCTGCTCGGCGGCGCGATGTCCGCCCTGGTGGCCGCGGTCATCGCCTCGGTGCTGCTGAACTACTACTTCATCCCGCCGGTCCACAGCCTGACCATCGGCGAGACCAACAACATCGTCGCCCTGGTGGTCTTCACCGCCATCGCACTCGCCGTCTCCACCGTGGTCGACCACGCCGGCCGGCTCACCACCCGGGCCGCCCGCGCCACCGCCGAGGCCGAGACCCTCTCCACCCTGGCCGGCAGCGTGCTGCGCGGCGCCGATGCCCTGCCCGCCCTGCTGGAGAAGTCCCGCACGGCCTTCGGCATGCGGGCCGTCGCGCTGCTCTCCCGCGGCGACGGCGAGGTGCTCGCGCACTGTGAGGGCGAGCACCCGGCCGACCCCTCGGACCCGGCCGACGGGCCGAACGAGACCACCGAGGTCCCGGTCGGCCCGGACGCCCTCCTGGTGCTCACCGGCCGCCGGCTGCCCGCCGCCGACCAGCGGGTGCTCACCGCCTTCGCCGCCCACGTCGGCGCCGCGCTGGAACGCGACCGGCTGGCCGTGGTCGCCGCCGAGGTCGAACCGATCAAGGCCGCCGACCGGATGCGCACCGCCCTGCTCGCCGCCGTCAGCCACGACCTGCGCACCCCGCTGGCGGCCGCCCGCGCCTCGGTCGGCTCGCTGCGCAGCCCCGACGTCGAGTTCTCGCCCGAGGACCAGGCCGAACTCCTCGCCACCGCCGACGAGTCCCTGGTCAAGCTCACCCGTCTGGTGGACAACCTGCTCGACATGAGCCGCCTCCAGGCCGGCGCCCTCACCCTGCACGTCACCGAGATCCACCTGGACGAGATCCTGCCCAGGGCGCTCGACAGCCTCACCGACCCGTACGCGCCGATCCAGCCGCTGGACCTCGACACCGCCCCGCCGGTGCTCGCCGACCCGCCGCTGCTGGAACGCGTCCTCGCCAACGTCATCACCAACGCGCTGCGCCACAACGCCCCCGGCGCGCCCGTCCTGGTCACCGCCAGCCACCACGCCGAGCAGGTCGAGCTCCGGGTGATCGACCGCGGCCCGGGCATCGCCCCCGAGGACCGCGACCGGGTCTTCCTGCCCTTCCAGCGCCTCGGCGACACCGACAACACCACCGGCGTCGGCCTGGGCCTCGCCCTCTCCCGCGGCCTCGCCGAGGCCATGGGCGGCAGCCTGGAGGTCGAGGACACCCCCGGCGGCGGCACCACGATGCTGCTCACCCTGCCCGCCGCACCCCGGGAGGAACTGCCGCATGAGTGA
- a CDS encoding response regulator, which produces MSEILVVDDEPALLRTLRINLSARQYAVRTAASGGEALDRAAHSAPDAVLLDLGLPDLDGMDVLRGLRTHSAAPIIVLSGRSDAADKIGALDAGADDYLTKPFLMDELLARLRAVLRRPPSGVLPGRPVIGEHTVDLAATTVHGPHGTVRLTPTEWRILTLLLANPGRLVPGRQILREVWGPAQEGRGNYLRVYLAGLRRKLERDPARPRHLITEPGIGYRYVP; this is translated from the coding sequence ATGAGTGAAATCCTGGTCGTCGACGACGAACCCGCCCTCCTGCGCACCTTACGGATCAACCTCAGCGCCCGGCAGTACGCCGTCCGCACCGCCGCCAGCGGTGGCGAGGCGCTGGACCGGGCCGCGCACTCCGCCCCGGACGCCGTGCTGCTCGACCTCGGCCTGCCCGACCTCGACGGGATGGACGTGCTGCGCGGTCTGCGCACCCACAGCGCGGCGCCGATCATCGTGCTCTCCGGCCGGAGCGACGCCGCCGACAAGATCGGGGCCCTGGACGCGGGCGCCGACGACTACCTCACCAAGCCGTTCCTGATGGACGAGCTGCTGGCCCGGCTGCGCGCCGTGCTGCGCCGCCCGCCGAGCGGTGTCCTCCCCGGCCGGCCGGTGATCGGCGAGCACACCGTGGACCTCGCGGCCACCACGGTGCACGGCCCCCACGGCACCGTGCGGCTCACCCCGACCGAGTGGCGGATCCTCACCCTGCTGCTCGCCAACCCCGGCCGGCTGGTGCCCGGCCGGCAGATCCTGCGCGAGGTGTGGGGGCCCGCCCAGGAGGGGCGCGGCAACTACCTGCGGGTCTACCTGGCAGGGCTGCGCCGCAAGTTGGAGCGCGACCCGGCCCGGCCGCGGCACCTGATCACCGAGCCGGGCATCGGGTACCGGTACGTGCCCTGA
- a CDS encoding hydrolase, whose amino-acid sequence MDSAAADGPHHGPGSAANPLGHGPVLLLTGARLADGRVVDVRISGDRIQAVGTVGSLGPLPALPGAPTVTTGARIDLRGYLLLPAPAEAHAHYDSAFSAALPAPPPDTQTDLTRRVTEAALTSLGYGATAQRTHVRIGDVHGLRRLEAVLTARQALSGLADLQAVAMPRLLTGRAGADGRAQLREALKLGATAAGGCPELDPDPAGYVQLLLEAAREADCPVDLHTTAGDAAQLARLAGALAPLRPRVTLGPCGALARGASTVLATSGVRVVCLPQNGGCTGLEGRAAGLRPGLLRELAAAQVPLAAGSGALRDPSNPVGRADPLESAYLLAAGGELGPEAAYDAVANQARAALGLPPVRVDAGFPAELLAVRGDSLTGALAGGHSRLVVHSGRVVSRTSAVREFADTVALALPRQSGSTED is encoded by the coding sequence ATGGACAGCGCAGCCGCGGACGGGCCGCACCACGGGCCCGGCTCGGCCGCCAACCCGCTCGGACACGGACCGGTCCTGCTGCTCACCGGCGCCCGGCTGGCCGACGGGCGGGTGGTGGACGTCCGGATCAGCGGCGACCGGATCCAGGCCGTCGGCACCGTGGGCAGCCTCGGCCCGCTGCCCGCCCTGCCCGGCGCCCCCACCGTCACCACCGGCGCCCGGATCGACCTCAGGGGCTACCTGCTGCTCCCGGCCCCCGCCGAGGCTCACGCCCACTACGACAGCGCCTTCTCCGCCGCCCTGCCCGCCCCGCCGCCGGACACCCAGACCGATCTCACCCGCCGGGTCACCGAGGCCGCGCTCACCTCGCTCGGCTACGGCGCCACCGCCCAGCGCACCCACGTCCGGATCGGCGACGTGCACGGGCTGCGCCGGCTGGAGGCGGTGCTCACCGCCCGGCAGGCGCTGAGCGGGCTGGCCGACCTGCAGGCGGTGGCGATGCCCCGGCTGCTCACCGGCCGGGCCGGTGCGGACGGCCGGGCGCAGCTGCGCGAGGCGCTCAAGCTGGGCGCCACGGCGGCCGGCGGCTGCCCGGAGCTGGACCCGGACCCGGCCGGGTACGTCCAGCTGCTGCTGGAGGCCGCCCGGGAGGCGGACTGCCCGGTGGACCTGCACACCACCGCCGGTGACGCCGCCCAACTCGCCCGGCTGGCAGGGGCCTTGGCGCCGCTGCGGCCGCGGGTGACGCTCGGGCCGTGCGGGGCGCTGGCCCGCGGTGCGTCGACGGTGCTGGCGACCAGCGGGGTGCGGGTGGTCTGCCTGCCGCAGAACGGCGGCTGCACCGGCCTGGAGGGCCGGGCGGCGGGCCTGCGGCCGGGCCTGCTGAGGGAGTTGGCGGCGGCGCAGGTGCCGCTGGCGGCGGGCAGCGGGGCACTGCGCGACCCGTCCAACCCGGTCGGCCGGGCGGATCCGCTGGAGTCGGCGTACCTGCTGGCGGCGGGCGGGGAGTTGGGCCCGGAGGCGGCGTACGACGCGGTGGCGAACCAGGCCCGGGCGGCGCTCGGGCTGCCGCCGGTCCGGGTGGACGCCGGGTTCCCGGCGGAGCTGCTGGCGGTGCGCGGGGACAGCCTGACCGGGGCGCTCGCGGGCGGGCACAGCCGGCTGGTGGTGCACAGCGGCCGGGTGGTGAGCCGGACCAGCGCGGTGCGGGAGTTCGCCGACACCGTGGCGCTGGCGCTGCCGCGGCAGTCCGGAAGCACCGAGGACTGA
- the rpmG gene encoding 50S ribosomal protein L33 translates to MAATDVRPKITLACVECKERNYITKKNRRNDPDRLEMKKHCPRCNSHTAHRETR, encoded by the coding sequence GTGGCTGCCACCGACGTCCGCCCGAAGATCACGCTGGCCTGCGTGGAGTGCAAGGAGCGGAACTACATCACCAAGAAGAACCGGCGTAACGACCCGGACCGTCTTGAGATGAAGAAGCACTGCCCCCGCTGCAACTCGCACACCGCGCACCGCGAGACCCGCTGA
- a CDS encoding MaoC family dehydratase N-terminal domain-containing protein, producing the protein MALDPSFIGRSYPPTEPYEVGREKIREFATAIGDANPAYTDAEAAKALGHPDVIAPPTFPFVITYRAAGQVVQDPELGLDFSRVVHGDQKFAYTRPVRAGDRLSVAVTIDNIKSLAGNDVLTVRGEVTDATGEHVVTSVMTLVARAADEAGE; encoded by the coding sequence ATGGCACTCGACCCCTCCTTCATCGGGCGTAGTTACCCGCCCACCGAGCCGTACGAGGTCGGCCGGGAGAAGATCCGTGAGTTCGCGACCGCGATCGGCGACGCCAATCCGGCGTACACCGACGCGGAGGCGGCGAAGGCGCTGGGCCACCCGGACGTGATCGCCCCGCCGACCTTCCCGTTCGTGATCACCTACCGCGCGGCCGGCCAGGTCGTCCAGGACCCGGAGCTGGGTCTGGACTTCAGCCGGGTGGTGCACGGCGACCAGAAGTTCGCCTACACCCGCCCGGTGCGGGCCGGCGACCGGCTGTCGGTCGCGGTGACCATCGACAACATCAAGTCGCTGGCGGGCAATGACGTGCTCACCGTGCGTGGTGAGGTGACGGACGCGACCGGCGAGCACGTGGTGACGTCGGTCATGACGCTGGTGGCCCGGGCCGCCGACGAGGCAGGGGAGTGA
- a CDS encoding MaoC family dehydratase encodes MAISYDEVEVGTELPAQSFPVTRDTLVRYAGASGDFNPIHWNEKFALEVGLPDVIAHGMFTMAEAIRVVTDWVGDPAAVVEYGVRFTRPVPVPNDGVGAVVEVSAKVAKKLDDRRVQVDLLATTGGQKVLGMSRAVVRLG; translated from the coding sequence ATGGCGATCAGCTACGACGAGGTCGAGGTCGGCACCGAGCTGCCGGCGCAGTCCTTCCCGGTGACCCGCGACACACTGGTGCGCTACGCGGGCGCCTCCGGCGACTTCAACCCGATCCACTGGAACGAGAAGTTCGCCCTGGAGGTCGGCCTGCCGGACGTCATCGCGCACGGCATGTTCACCATGGCCGAGGCGATCCGGGTGGTCACCGACTGGGTCGGCGACCCGGCCGCGGTGGTCGAGTACGGCGTGCGCTTCACCCGTCCGGTGCCGGTGCCCAACGACGGGGTCGGTGCGGTGGTCGAGGTCTCCGCCAAGGTCGCCAAGAAGCTGGACGACCGCAGGGTGCAGGTCGACCTGCTGGCCACCACCGGCGGTCAGAAGGTCCTCGGGATGTCCCGGGCGGTCGTCCGGCTCGGCTGA
- a CDS encoding UDP-N-acetylmuramate dehydrogenase: MLVENDAPLAPLTTLRLGGPARRLVTAHTDDEVVAAVREADAAGEPLLVLGGGSNLVIGDAGFPGTVLRIATEGFVLDGTALEVAAGETWSEVVRRTVLDHDLAGIEFLAGIPGSAGATPVQNVGAYGQEVAQSITEVVAYDRTADEVVTLSNAECAFSYRHSRFKAEPDRYVVLRVRFRLEDDGGLSTPIRYAETARQLGVEQGDRVPVGAAWNAVLLLRAGKGMVLDPADHDTWSAGSFFTNPVLTAAQYESFRTRPGTENAPAYPAPEGCTKTSAAWLIDRAGFGKGYGSGPATLSTKHTLALTNRGSATAEDLLELAREIRDGVREAFGVELVNEPVMVGVAL, from the coding sequence GTGCTGGTAGAAAACGACGCCCCCCTCGCCCCGCTGACCACGCTCCGGCTCGGCGGCCCGGCCCGCCGGCTGGTGACCGCCCACACCGACGACGAGGTGGTCGCCGCCGTCCGCGAGGCCGACGCGGCCGGCGAGCCGCTGCTGGTCCTCGGCGGCGGCTCCAACCTGGTCATCGGCGACGCCGGCTTCCCCGGCACCGTGCTGCGGATCGCCACCGAGGGCTTCGTCCTGGACGGCACCGCGCTGGAGGTCGCGGCCGGCGAGACCTGGTCCGAGGTGGTCCGCCGGACGGTGCTGGACCACGACCTGGCGGGCATCGAGTTCCTGGCCGGCATCCCCGGCTCGGCCGGCGCCACCCCGGTGCAGAACGTCGGCGCGTACGGCCAGGAGGTCGCGCAGTCGATCACCGAGGTGGTCGCTTACGACCGCACGGCCGACGAGGTGGTCACCCTTTCGAACGCCGAGTGCGCGTTCTCCTACCGGCACAGCCGCTTCAAGGCCGAGCCGGACCGCTACGTGGTGCTGCGGGTCCGCTTCCGCCTGGAGGACGACGGCGGGCTCTCCACCCCCATCCGCTACGCCGAGACGGCCCGGCAGCTGGGCGTCGAGCAGGGCGACCGGGTGCCGGTCGGCGCGGCCTGGAACGCGGTGCTGCTGCTGCGCGCCGGCAAGGGCATGGTGCTGGACCCGGCGGACCACGACACCTGGTCGGCGGGCTCCTTCTTCACCAACCCGGTGCTCACGGCCGCCCAGTACGAGTCGTTCCGGACCCGCCCGGGCACCGAGAACGCCCCCGCCTACCCGGCGCCGGAGGGCTGCACCAAGACCTCCGCGGCCTGGCTGATCGACCGGGCCGGCTTCGGCAAGGGCTACGGCAGCGGCCCGGCGACGCTCTCCACCAAGCACACCCTGGCGCTCACCAACCGTGGCTCGGCCACCGCCGAGGACCTGCTGGAGCTGGCCCGGGAGATCCGGGACGGGGTCCGCGAGGCCTTCGGGGTGGAGCTGGTGAACGAGCCGGTGATGGTGGGCGTCGCGCTCTGA
- a CDS encoding adenosine deaminase encodes MERLLNPRDVRGLPKAHLHLHFTGSMRPATLLELADKHGVRLPEALSSGEPPKLRATDERGWFRFQRLYDTARSVLRDEQDIRRLVLETAEDERRDGSRWLEIQVDPTSYAPRLGGLIPALELILDAVEHAAAATGVGIRVLVAANRMKSPMDARTLARLAVRYADHGVVGFGLSNDERRGLARDFDRAFAIARNGGLLAAPHGGELAGPESVRDCLDDLGATRIGHGVRAAEDPRLMQRLADRQVTCEVCPSSNVSLGVYEHPEEVPLRRLFDAGVPLALGADDPLLFGSRLAAQYELVRDVLGFSDAELAELARQSVRGSVAPESVRKELLADIDAWLADGHAAPVDAADATAVTA; translated from the coding sequence ATGGAACGCCTGTTGAACCCGCGAGACGTCAGGGGCCTCCCGAAGGCCCACCTGCACCTGCACTTCACCGGCTCGATGCGCCCCGCCACCCTGCTGGAGCTGGCCGACAAGCACGGCGTCCGGCTGCCGGAGGCGCTCAGCTCCGGCGAGCCGCCCAAGTTGCGGGCCACCGACGAGCGCGGCTGGTTCCGCTTCCAGCGCCTGTACGACACCGCCCGCTCGGTGCTGCGGGACGAGCAGGACATCCGCCGGCTGGTCCTGGAGACCGCCGAGGACGAGCGGCGGGACGGCTCCCGCTGGCTGGAGATCCAGGTCGACCCGACCTCGTACGCGCCCCGGCTGGGCGGGCTGATCCCCGCCCTGGAGCTGATCCTGGACGCGGTGGAGCACGCCGCCGCAGCCACCGGGGTGGGCATCCGGGTGCTGGTCGCGGCCAACCGGATGAAGTCCCCGATGGACGCCCGGACGCTGGCCCGGCTCGCCGTCCGCTACGCCGACCACGGGGTGGTCGGCTTCGGCCTGTCCAACGACGAACGCCGGGGCCTCGCCCGGGACTTCGACCGGGCCTTCGCGATCGCCCGCAACGGCGGGCTGCTGGCCGCCCCGCACGGCGGCGAGCTGGCCGGCCCGGAGTCCGTCCGGGACTGCCTGGACGACCTGGGCGCCACCCGGATCGGCCACGGCGTACGGGCCGCCGAGGACCCGCGGCTGATGCAGCGGCTGGCGGACCGCCAGGTCACCTGCGAGGTCTGCCCCTCCTCCAACGTCTCGCTCGGGGTCTACGAGCACCCCGAGGAGGTCCCGCTGCGCCGGCTCTTCGACGCCGGGGTGCCGCTGGCACTGGGCGCGGACGACCCGCTGCTGTTCGGCAGTCGGCTGGCCGCCCAGTACGAGCTGGTCCGGGACGTCCTGGGCTTCAGCGACGCCGAACTCGCCGAGCTGGCACGGCAGTCGGTGCGCGGCTCGGTCGCGCCGGAGTCGGTCCGCAAGGAGCTGCTGGCGGACATCGACGCCTGGCTGGCGGACGGCCACGCCGCCCCTGTGGACGCGGCCGACGCGACCGCCGTCACCGCCTAG